A part of Agromyces protaetiae genomic DNA contains:
- the fgd gene encoding glucose-6-phosphate dehydrogenase (coenzyme-F420), which produces MTLTLGYKASAEQFAPRELVEIAVAAEANGFESVFTSDHFQPWRHNGGHAPFSLAWMAAVGERTSTIKIGTSVMTPTFRYNPAVLAQAFATLGVLYEGRIIAGFGTGEALNEIATGFRGAGEQDWPEFKERFARLRESVRLMRALWSDEGQVSFEGEYYSTHDASIYDRPDAPVPVYIAAGGPTVAKYAGRAGDGFICTSGKGASLYVDELIPAVKEGLAARGDGKSFDQIDRMIEIKLSYEETTEAALENTRFWSPLSLSAEQKHSITDPVEMERAADALPIEQIAKRWIVGSDPDEVAEQIGQYIDWGFNHLVFHGPGADQRRFQELFARDLAPRLRARGA; this is translated from the coding sequence ATGACCCTCACCCTCGGATACAAGGCCAGTGCCGAGCAGTTCGCGCCGCGCGAGCTCGTCGAGATCGCCGTCGCGGCCGAGGCGAACGGCTTCGAGTCCGTCTTCACGAGCGACCACTTCCAGCCGTGGAGGCACAACGGCGGCCACGCGCCGTTCTCGCTCGCGTGGATGGCCGCGGTCGGCGAGCGCACCTCGACGATCAAGATCGGCACGAGCGTCATGACGCCGACGTTCCGCTACAACCCGGCCGTGCTCGCCCAGGCGTTCGCGACGCTCGGCGTGCTCTACGAAGGCCGCATCATCGCGGGCTTCGGCACGGGCGAGGCGCTCAACGAGATCGCGACGGGCTTCCGCGGCGCGGGTGAACAAGACTGGCCCGAGTTCAAGGAGCGCTTCGCGCGCCTTCGCGAGTCGGTGCGGCTGATGCGCGCGCTCTGGAGTGACGAGGGCCAGGTGAGCTTCGAGGGCGAGTACTACTCGACGCACGACGCGTCGATCTACGACCGTCCGGATGCCCCGGTGCCGGTCTACATCGCGGCCGGCGGGCCGACCGTGGCGAAGTACGCGGGGCGCGCGGGCGACGGCTTCATCTGCACGTCGGGCAAGGGTGCGTCGCTCTACGTCGACGAGCTCATCCCCGCGGTGAAGGAGGGTCTCGCCGCCCGCGGCGACGGCAAGTCGTTCGATCAGATCGACCGCATGATCGAGATCAAGCTGTCGTACGAAGAGACGACCGAGGCCGCGCTCGAGAACACGCGCTTCTGGTCGCCGCTCTCGCTCAGCGCCGAGCAGAAGCACTCCATCACCGACCCCGTCGAGATGGAGCGCGCAGCCGACGCCCTGCCCATCGAGCAGATCGCGAAGCGCTGGATCGTCGGCAGCGACCCTGACGAGGTCGCCGAGCAGATCGGGCAGTACATCGACTGGGGCTTCAACCACCTCGTGTTCCACGGGCCTGGCGCAGACCAGCGCCGGTTCCAGGAGCTGTTCGCGCGCGACCTCGCGCCGCGGCTGCGGGCGCGCGGGGCGTAG
- a CDS encoding pyridoxamine 5'-phosphate oxidase family protein, whose protein sequence is MSVSRGTAVTSVEELEEIVGVPVPTVAQKVRARLHEVDRAWLAAAPLAFVATSDEHGDLDVSPKGDPAGFALVLDDTTIAIPQRPGNRRVDGFRNILRNPRVGLIFVVPGRGDTLRINGRATIVRDAPFFDEMLVKGHRPSLAVVVDVEEVFYHCSKAFLRSKTWDPTTWTPDAAPRRAVIAKAVERPDDALEEIEAYYGPSYAERIYG, encoded by the coding sequence ATGAGCGTCTCTCGCGGAACCGCCGTCACATCCGTCGAAGAACTCGAGGAGATCGTGGGCGTGCCCGTGCCGACCGTCGCTCAGAAGGTCCGCGCGCGCCTGCACGAGGTCGATCGCGCGTGGCTCGCGGCGGCACCGCTCGCGTTCGTCGCGACGTCCGACGAGCACGGCGACCTGGATGTCTCGCCGAAGGGCGACCCCGCCGGATTCGCGCTGGTGCTCGACGACACGACGATCGCGATCCCCCAGCGGCCGGGCAACCGTCGCGTCGACGGCTTCCGAAACATCCTGCGGAACCCGCGAGTCGGACTCATCTTCGTCGTCCCCGGCCGCGGCGACACGCTCCGCATCAACGGGCGCGCGACGATCGTGCGCGACGCGCCCTTCTTCGACGAGATGCTCGTGAAGGGGCACCGCCCGAGCCTCGCGGTCGTCGTCGACGTCGAGGAGGTGTTCTACCACTGCTCGAAGGCGTTCCTCCGCTCCAAGACGTGGGATCCGACCACCTGGACCCCCGACGCCGCTCCGCGGCGAGCCGTCATCGCGAAGGCCGTCGAGCGGCCGGACGACGCGCTCGAGGAGATCGAGGCGTACTACGGGCCGTCGTACGCCGAGCGCATCTACGGGTGA
- a CDS encoding ABC transporter ATP-binding protein, whose amino-acid sequence MSLDLSRVRFDRAGRTIIDGVDATIPAGALTALIGPNGAGKSTLLHLIAAIERADAGELALDGRSLPDMRRRERARVVALSEQQAEVDAQLTVEASVLLGRTPHLGAFAAPGTADHLIVAQSLAAVGASEFASRPLDSLSGGERQRVTLARALAQQPTLLLADEPTNHLDLGAQFTALDLLAALARDGLTVVAALHDLSHAAAYADHVVVLEGGRVVAAGAPVDVLTAELVERVYGVRAQVLPHPVTGRPLIAVASAASAMPAVQHASLEASERA is encoded by the coding sequence ATGAGCCTCGACCTCTCCCGCGTGCGCTTCGACCGTGCCGGCCGCACGATCATCGACGGCGTCGACGCGACGATCCCGGCGGGTGCGCTCACGGCGCTCATCGGCCCGAACGGCGCGGGCAAGTCGACGCTTCTGCACCTCATCGCGGCGATCGAGCGGGCGGATGCCGGTGAGCTCGCCCTCGACGGACGGTCGCTGCCGGACATGCGCCGGCGCGAGCGTGCCAGGGTCGTCGCCCTCTCCGAGCAACAGGCCGAGGTCGACGCACAGCTCACGGTCGAGGCATCCGTGCTCCTCGGACGAACGCCGCACCTAGGCGCGTTCGCGGCGCCGGGTACCGCCGACCACCTGATCGTCGCCCAGTCGCTCGCGGCGGTCGGAGCATCCGAGTTCGCGAGCCGGCCGCTCGACTCGCTCTCGGGCGGCGAACGCCAGCGCGTGACCCTCGCCCGTGCGCTCGCCCAACAGCCGACCCTGCTCCTCGCCGACGAGCCGACGAACCACCTCGACCTCGGCGCGCAGTTCACCGCCCTCGACCTGCTCGCCGCGCTCGCGCGCGACGGGCTCACCGTGGTCGCGGCGCTCCACGATCTGTCGCACGCAGCGGCCTATGCCGACCACGTCGTCGTGCTCGAAGGCGGGCGGGTCGTCGCGGCGGGAGCACCCGTCGACGTGCTGACCGCCGAACTCGTCGAGCGCGTCTACGGCGTCCGCGCCCAGGTGCTGCCGCATCCGGTGACGGGCCGTCCGCTCATCGCGGTCGCGAGTGCCGCTTCCGCGATGCCCGCCGTTCAACACGCCTCCCTCGAGGCATCCGAACGGGCGTAA